In Eschrichtius robustus isolate mEscRob2 chromosome 11, mEscRob2.pri, whole genome shotgun sequence, the following proteins share a genomic window:
- the BANF1 gene encoding barrier-to-autointegration factor: MTTSQKHRDFVAEPMGEKPVGSLAGIGEVLGKKLEEKGFDKAYVVLGQFLVLRKNEDLFREWLKDTCGANAKQSRDCFGCLREWCDAFL; this comes from the exons ATGACAACCTCCCAAAAGCACCGAGACTTCGTGGCAGAGCCCATGGGGGAAAAGCCAGTGGGAAGCCTGGCCGGGATTGGCGAAGTCCTGGGCAAGAAGCTGGAGGAAAAGGGCTTTGACAAG GCCTATGTGGTCCTTGGTCAGTTTCTGGTGCTAAGGAAAAATGAAGATCTTTTCCGGGAATGGCTGAAGGACACGTGCGGCGCGAACGCCAAGCAGTCCCGGGACTGCTTCGGGTGCCTTCGAGAGTGGTGCGACGCGTTCTTGTGA
- the EIF1AD gene encoding probable RNA-binding protein EIF1AD isoform X1, translating to MSQATKRKHVVKEVLGEHMVPSDHQQIVRVLRTPGNNLHEVETAQGQRFLVSMPSKYRKNIWIKRGDFLIVDPIEEGEKVKAEISFVLCKDHVRSLQKEGLWPEAFSEVAEKHNNQNRQAQPELPAEPQSSVEESSSEDDSDLFVNTNRRQYHESEEESEEEETA from the exons ATGTCTCAGGCCACCAAGAGGAAGCATGTGGTGAAGGAGGTGCTGGGGGAGCACATGGTGCCCTCCGACCATCAGCAGATCGTGAGG GTACTCAGGACCCCAGGGAACAATCTGCATGAGGTGGAGACAGCCCAGGGGCAGCGCTTCCTGGTGAGCATGCCCTCCAAATACCGCAAGAACATCTGGATCAAGAGAG GGGACTTTCTCATCGTTGACCCTAttgaagagggagagaaggtgaAGGCTGAGATCTCCTTTGTGCTCTGCAAAGACCACGTGCGCTCTCTGCAGAAGGAGGGGCTCTG GCCGGAGGCCTTCTCCGAAGTGGCGGAGAAACACAACAACCAGAACAG ACAGGCTCAGCCAGAACTCCCAGCTGAGCCACAGTCATCAGTAGAAGAGTCCAGCTCTGAAGATGATTCTGACCTTTTTGTTAACACCAACCGCAGACAGTATCATGAGAGTGAGGAGGAGAGTGAAGAAGAGGAGACAGCCTGA